The Streptomonospora litoralis genome window below encodes:
- a CDS encoding glycosyltransferase family 32 protein, with protein sequence MLHRIWLDDPMPARYREYGRWWDRLHPGWDRTDWTSSAELPPLAHQALVDNAAERYPRDWKRFQADVVRLELLLLYGGVYSDTDVAPMANLEGLLADRSCVLVTSPQHTEGDHPITNCLMAAAPGHPYIRALVDGIRAALEAHGHRHLAQSVGPWHLTRTYRGRDWGDEVTVVGHEEAFGPHARGGWIKHDWNTAARKAGRGVW encoded by the coding sequence GTGCTGCATCGGATCTGGCTGGACGATCCGATGCCCGCCCGGTACCGCGAGTACGGGCGGTGGTGGGACCGGCTGCACCCCGGCTGGGACCGCACGGATTGGACGTCCTCGGCCGAGCTGCCGCCGCTGGCCCACCAGGCCCTCGTCGACAACGCGGCCGAGCGCTACCCGCGGGACTGGAAGCGGTTTCAGGCTGATGTGGTGCGGCTGGAGCTGCTGCTGCTCTACGGCGGGGTGTACTCGGATACCGACGTCGCGCCGATGGCCAACCTCGAGGGGCTCCTGGCGGACCGATCGTGCGTTCTGGTGACCTCGCCGCAGCACACCGAGGGCGACCACCCCATCACCAACTGCCTCATGGCCGCCGCCCCGGGCCACCCCTACATCCGGGCGTTGGTCGACGGGATCCGCGCGGCGCTGGAGGCCCACGGCCACCGCCACCTCGCCCAGTCGGTGGGGCCCTGGCATCTGACCCGGACCTACCGCGGCCGCGACTGGGGCGACGAGGTCACCGTCGTCGGCCACGAGGAGGCCTTCGGGCCACACGCCCGCGGCGGCTGGATCAAACACGACTGGAACACCGCCGCCAGGAAAGCCGGCCGGGGCGTTTGGTGA
- a CDS encoding holin, whose protein sequence is MFTVRFWRQSAELAARGAAHMALGAGVADASTLWEISAWQVLGAAGLGALLSVLTSLITMEAGERGSPLATRHLATARGRHRDESERGGL, encoded by the coding sequence ATGTTCACAGTGCGGTTCTGGCGCCAGTCCGCCGAGCTGGCGGCGCGCGGCGCCGCGCATATGGCCCTGGGGGCTGGCGTCGCCGATGCCAGCACCCTGTGGGAAATCTCGGCGTGGCAGGTGCTGGGTGCAGCCGGGTTGGGCGCGCTGCTGTCGGTGCTGACCAGCCTCATCACCATGGAGGCAGGAGAGCGCGGGTCGCCGCTGGCCACCCGCCACCTCGCCACCGCGCGCGGCCGCCACCGGGACGAGAGCGAAAGGGGCGGATTGTGA
- a CDS encoding peptidoglycan recognition protein family protein, which translates to MPAPTHLVWRSDLGWDPYSPADYADPDQGLVIHYDSTDQRLARRGHQACIEYWNWCRDFHVHTRGWDDVGYSWFPCPHGYVLEGRGLFRYQAAQGTTAGNSQYYSATLACGPDDEIPEAQIEAVRELRQWLMEPDTSIAGRVLGHKDFTETSCPGDRAYRLVRAGTFRRPPGSAIPDLGSGGGGGARPRREKEVVEPGQDPPYAFPLKRGHWFGPPSSDDRNHSGYYWPDDRPHIREYQQHLADRGWRISVDGRHGPKTARVVEEFQAQARAEGHTAVGPADGLVGRRTWPWIWRKPVTRYT; encoded by the coding sequence ATGCCCGCACCCACGCACCTTGTGTGGCGCTCCGATCTGGGGTGGGATCCGTACTCGCCCGCCGACTACGCCGACCCCGACCAGGGGCTGGTCATCCACTACGACTCCACCGACCAGCGTCTCGCGCGCCGCGGCCACCAGGCGTGCATCGAGTACTGGAACTGGTGCAGGGATTTCCACGTGCACACCCGCGGGTGGGACGACGTGGGGTACAGCTGGTTCCCGTGTCCCCACGGGTACGTCCTGGAAGGACGGGGACTATTCCGGTACCAGGCGGCGCAGGGCACCACCGCCGGCAACTCCCAGTACTACTCCGCGACGCTGGCGTGCGGGCCCGACGACGAGATCCCCGAGGCCCAGATCGAGGCGGTGCGCGAGCTGCGGCAGTGGCTGATGGAGCCCGACACCAGCATCGCCGGCCGCGTGCTGGGCCACAAGGATTTCACGGAGACATCGTGTCCGGGCGACCGTGCCTACCGGCTGGTGCGCGCCGGGACCTTCCGGCGGCCGCCGGGCTCGGCCATCCCCGATCTTGGCAGCGGCGGGGGCGGCGGGGCGCGGCCGCGCCGTGAGAAGGAAGTCGTCGAGCCCGGGCAGGACCCGCCCTATGCGTTCCCGCTGAAGCGCGGGCACTGGTTCGGGCCGCCCTCCAGCGATGACCGCAACCACTCCGGCTACTACTGGCCCGACGACCGGCCCCACATCCGCGAGTACCAGCAGCACCTCGCCGACCGCGGCTGGCGCATCTCGGTCGACGGCCGCCACGGCCCCAAGACCGCCCGTGTGGTCGAGGAGTTCCAGGCCCAGGCGCGGGCAGAGGGCCACACCGCGGTCGGTCCGGCCGACGGGCTGGTCGGGCGCCGCACTTGGCCCTGGATCTGGCGCAAGCCCGTCACCCGCTACACCTGA
- a CDS encoding siphovirus ReqiPepy6 Gp37-like family protein produces the protein MAETEWRILVRDENRTIIGEIDDEQSLDVRVRHLDAGAWTVTVDAGSASADLLQAGEGILFVVDGAIKLSGPKRPDSTEVTEEDGGRGQLTVSGVSDAATIARVIWPAYDEPITTSGTTQSSAYAVHSGAAETVIRTLVDRQAGPSALADRRQDGLVLTTDQGRGSTVTTKLRMDALLETVHGLAESGGIGWDIIQSGSDLELVFYEPADLAAIARFAVDLGNVTSYSYELTPPEVTDVIVGIGGEDVNRVFYRFQQRDALWPHLIVEEFADQRQVDPSASPGDDDYVDPDEAAGQAATERLEEGRGTASVSFSPIDTEQLVAGRDYDRGDVVTFETEVGPVEDTIREMRYTRDTDNGQLITPSIGEEQERPAIYRRVSGLRRDVNQLQTRR, from the coding sequence GTGGCCGAGACCGAGTGGCGCATCCTCGTACGCGACGAGAACCGCACGATCATCGGCGAGATCGACGACGAGCAGAGCCTGGACGTGCGGGTGCGGCACCTGGACGCCGGCGCCTGGACCGTCACCGTCGACGCCGGCTCGGCCAGCGCCGACCTGCTCCAGGCCGGCGAAGGCATCCTGTTCGTCGTCGACGGCGCCATCAAACTGTCCGGGCCCAAACGGCCGGACTCCACCGAGGTCACCGAGGAGGACGGCGGCCGCGGCCAGCTCACCGTCTCCGGCGTCTCCGATGCGGCCACGATCGCGCGAGTGATCTGGCCGGCCTACGACGAGCCGATCACCACCAGCGGCACCACCCAGTCCAGCGCCTATGCGGTGCATTCGGGGGCGGCCGAGACCGTGATCCGCACGCTGGTCGACCGGCAGGCCGGCCCCTCGGCGCTGGCCGACCGGCGCCAGGACGGCCTCGTGCTCACCACCGACCAGGGCCGCGGGTCCACCGTCACCACGAAGCTGCGGATGGACGCGCTGCTGGAGACCGTGCACGGGCTGGCCGAGTCCGGTGGTATCGGCTGGGACATCATCCAGTCGGGCAGCGACCTGGAGCTGGTGTTCTACGAGCCGGCCGACCTGGCCGCCATCGCACGGTTCGCCGTCGACCTCGGCAACGTCACCAGCTACTCCTACGAGCTGACGCCGCCGGAGGTCACCGACGTCATCGTCGGCATCGGCGGCGAAGACGTCAACCGGGTGTTCTACCGGTTCCAGCAGCGCGACGCGCTGTGGCCGCACCTGATCGTCGAGGAGTTCGCCGACCAGCGCCAGGTCGACCCCTCGGCGAGCCCGGGTGACGACGACTACGTCGACCCCGACGAGGCCGCGGGGCAGGCCGCGACCGAGCGGCTCGAGGAGGGCCGCGGCACCGCGAGTGTCTCGTTCAGCCCGATCGATACCGAGCAGCTGGTCGCCGGCCGCGACTACGACCGCGGCGACGTCGTCACCTTCGAAACCGAGGTCGGCCCGGTCGAGGACACCATCCGCGAGATGCGCTACACCCGCGATACGGACAACGGGCAGCTCATCACCCCCTCGATCGGTGAGGAGCAGGAGCGGCCCGCCATCTACCGCCGCGTCTCCGGGCTGCGGCGCGACGTCAACCAGCTCCAGACCAGGAGGTGA
- a CDS encoding phage distal tail protein: MPLLVTAGVEVTPEEPAPNPLINRPDHSSRLEWTSAQGVTTVLTAPEAGYVAMPGVRGLDLPPYQLYRRESGALDGDVVTGVRAEPREVFVPIRVWGASREEARGRRRQLARDVDPQPTNLGGAGRLTVTEFDGTSRWIEAHYTEGMEGSEGQDEAGLCWANYGITWMAANPYWSRPTRTLFWRAQESADRFLPILPLEVVSGAVIGEGMEIAIVGTARAWPVWTLTGPLSSGTVLRSVTLGKELTLDRELTGGDTIVIDTRPRRKSVTLNGSTNAYGDLALGSALWPLAPTVNEIDVIATGVGEGTEVALSYTPQELTA; the protein is encoded by the coding sequence ATGCCGCTGCTGGTGACCGCCGGTGTGGAGGTGACGCCGGAGGAGCCGGCGCCCAACCCGCTGATCAACCGGCCCGACCACTCCAGTCGCCTGGAGTGGACCAGCGCGCAGGGTGTGACCACGGTGCTGACCGCGCCGGAGGCGGGCTATGTGGCGATGCCGGGGGTGCGGGGGCTGGACCTGCCGCCCTACCAGCTCTACCGGCGCGAGTCGGGGGCGCTGGACGGCGACGTCGTGACGGGTGTGCGGGCCGAGCCCCGCGAGGTTTTCGTGCCCATCCGGGTGTGGGGGGCCTCGCGGGAGGAGGCCCGCGGCCGCCGCCGCCAGCTCGCCCGCGACGTCGACCCCCAACCCACCAACCTCGGTGGGGCCGGGCGACTCACGGTCACCGAGTTCGACGGCACCAGCCGCTGGATCGAGGCGCACTACACCGAGGGCATGGAGGGCTCGGAGGGCCAGGACGAGGCGGGGCTGTGCTGGGCCAACTACGGGATCACGTGGATGGCCGCCAACCCCTACTGGTCCAGGCCAACCCGCACCCTTTTCTGGCGGGCGCAGGAAAGCGCCGACCGGTTCCTGCCGATCCTGCCGCTGGAGGTCGTGAGCGGTGCGGTGATCGGCGAGGGCATGGAGATCGCCATCGTCGGCACCGCCCGCGCCTGGCCGGTCTGGACCCTGACCGGGCCGCTGTCCTCCGGCACCGTGCTGCGCTCAGTCACCCTCGGCAAGGAGCTCACGCTCGATCGGGAGCTGACCGGCGGCGACACGATCGTCATCGACACCCGGCCCCGCCGCAAGTCCGTCACCCTCAACGGGTCGACCAACGCCTACGGGGACCTGGCGCTCGGCAGCGCGCTGTGGCCGCTGGCGCCGACGGTCAACGAGATCGACGTCATTGCCACCGGCGTGGGCGAGGGCACCGAGGTCGCCCTGTCCTACACCCCGCAGGAGCTCACCGCCTGA
- a CDS encoding phage tail protein, with product MATAGAVWIDVLPSMRSFGRRLKTDTNAAAKAAGLAAGPTLGKSMGGPAAKAGSQAGTTFGQRFGQAADKAITKSVRGVGKSAAAMLVSSLGSAGVSLTAALAPASGAILALPAAAGVAGAAMGTLAVGVSGVGDAMTAVAEGDAEKLSDAMEGLSPKARDFVRSWAGIATSFQPVRRAVQDRLFAGLGSQISTLADQGMPTLRRGMTNVAGSINALAKEATKAASTPMFRGQVRDIFAGTADATDSFRGSVAPLVTVIAELVKIGLPLVSQFGQWATGGLKSAAAFLASEEGAARMNGIVQRSVDVLGQLRDIGTNLGVALGGIFGAASDDGASLLDTIEQLSAKFATWATSAQGQQQLNQTFSLLNQIFTDLLTILPSVAAVVGQITDTFSSLPGPVQSTVTQTLAWSIVLGPVLARVSSLAPAAKAAVGGVKLLSKGVGATVGATRRMAQGFRSAQVAQSAFSGKAGSVGGALRTAWNGAANATRKGASAVASGSKRAWSAVRSGAASAGRAVTSAAASLGRGATQAGAALARMAASAARSAAAMTASLARMAAQAAAASARMIASLVRMAMQSAIQAARVVAGWVLMGVQSMIQAARMAAAWFIAMGPVGWVIAAVIGLVALVIANWSTVKKWTLAIWSAVVSWIQGAIAKIREWISIGLNWIKANWMLLLGILTGPIGLAVGLIVKYWDQIVAGTQAAWRWIKSTISNLWNSTVTWLVARILYVVRWIQIQWITLRVRTLRAWLLLKAAITNALRTAIAWVNARIQYVVRWIQIQWRTLRVRTQRAWLLLRTAVVSTVTRLRDRAVALFSNIRDWIVNRARALRDRVVDAANALRSRMVAAFRRARDGVKHVWTKLQSVAKKPVSFIINTVYNRGIVGLWNKVAKKVPGLGELSKWHPKGFARGGILPGQSSWRQGDDQLVPMRRGEGVYVSEAMRDPYERARLAAVNKAARMGKPLGRFRDGDYQVPGVSATRLGNPPSLPGAPGFAVGGIVGDWIGDKWNDIVGGLKSWATKPLNKLSGQLADKFGKSGWPGIPYRMMTQFQKKILAKLGSEDEAYNSRGGADSWAGLASASERLRRAARFARAQAGEPYRWGGAGPYGYDCSGFTGAIENKIRGVGPYFRRYSTHAFRGSNAPAGWVRGLRSPYMVGITHSSVGHTAGTLMGVNVESSGSAGVRVGGGARGAFSSMFPYRYGFKPVTGDASAHGKAAGGIVSYDSGGYLPPGISTVYNGTGAPEPVMTDRMLRSIIAAARERQRGGDGGDTWNIYETKNARATSREVSKALKNYDALHP from the coding sequence ATGGCGACTGCGGGCGCGGTCTGGATCGACGTCCTCCCCAGCATGCGGTCGTTCGGCCGGCGGTTGAAAACCGACACGAACGCCGCGGCGAAGGCCGCCGGGTTGGCGGCCGGCCCGACCCTGGGCAAGTCCATGGGTGGCCCGGCGGCCAAGGCCGGCTCCCAGGCCGGCACCACGTTCGGGCAGCGGTTCGGCCAGGCGGCCGACAAGGCCATCACCAAGAGCGTCCGGGGCGTCGGTAAATCGGCCGCCGCCATGCTGGTCTCCAGCCTGGGCTCGGCCGGGGTGTCGCTGACCGCCGCACTCGCGCCGGCCTCCGGCGCGATCCTGGCGCTGCCCGCGGCCGCCGGGGTGGCCGGGGCCGCCATGGGCACCCTGGCCGTGGGCGTCTCCGGGGTGGGCGACGCGATGACCGCGGTCGCCGAGGGCGACGCCGAGAAGTTGTCGGACGCCATGGAGGGGCTCTCCCCCAAAGCGCGCGATTTCGTGCGCTCGTGGGCGGGGATCGCGACCAGTTTCCAGCCGGTGCGGCGTGCCGTCCAGGACCGGCTGTTCGCGGGGCTGGGGTCGCAGATCAGTACCCTGGCCGACCAGGGCATGCCCACGCTGCGGCGCGGCATGACCAACGTGGCCGGGTCCATCAACGCCCTGGCGAAGGAGGCCACCAAGGCCGCCAGTACGCCCATGTTCCGCGGCCAGGTCCGCGACATTTTCGCCGGTACGGCCGATGCGACCGATTCGTTCCGCGGGTCGGTGGCGCCGCTGGTCACGGTCATCGCCGAGCTGGTCAAGATCGGGTTGCCGCTGGTCTCGCAGTTCGGCCAGTGGGCCACCGGCGGGCTCAAGTCCGCGGCCGCGTTCCTCGCCTCCGAAGAGGGCGCGGCCCGCATGAACGGCATCGTGCAGCGGTCGGTCGACGTGCTGGGCCAGCTGCGCGACATCGGCACCAACCTCGGGGTGGCGCTGGGCGGGATTTTCGGCGCAGCCTCCGATGACGGCGCCAGCCTGCTCGACACCATCGAGCAGCTCTCCGCCAAGTTCGCGACCTGGGCGACCTCGGCCCAGGGCCAGCAGCAGCTCAACCAAACCTTCTCGCTGCTCAACCAGATCTTCACCGATCTGCTGACGATCCTGCCCAGCGTCGCCGCGGTCGTCGGCCAGATCACCGACACGTTCTCGAGCCTGCCGGGGCCGGTGCAGTCCACGGTGACCCAGACCCTGGCCTGGTCGATCGTGCTGGGTCCGGTGCTGGCACGGGTGTCGTCGCTGGCGCCGGCCGCGAAGGCCGCCGTCGGCGGGGTCAAGCTGCTGTCCAAGGGCGTGGGGGCCACGGTCGGCGCGACCCGGCGCATGGCCCAGGGGTTCCGCTCCGCTCAGGTGGCGCAGTCGGCGTTCAGCGGTAAGGCCGGCTCGGTCGGCGGGGCGCTGCGCACGGCCTGGAACGGCGCCGCCAACGCCACCCGCAAGGGCGCGAGCGCGGTCGCCTCCGGGTCGAAACGCGCCTGGTCGGCGGTGCGCTCCGGCGCGGCCTCGGCCGGGCGCGCGGTCACTTCGGCGGCCGCCTCGCTGGGCCGCGGCGCGACGCAGGCCGGCGCCGCACTGGCGCGGATGGCGGCCTCGGCGGCCCGCTCGGCCGCGGCGATGACGGCGTCACTGGCGCGGATGGCGGCCCAGGCCGCGGCCGCTTCGGCGCGGATGATCGCCTCGCTGGTGCGGATGGCGATGCAGTCGGCGATCCAGGCGGCGCGGGTGGTGGCCGGCTGGGTGCTGATGGGCGTGCAGTCCATGATCCAGGCCGCGCGGATGGCGGCCGCTTGGTTCATCGCGATGGGCCCTGTCGGGTGGGTGATCGCCGCGGTCATCGGCCTGGTCGCGCTCGTGATCGCCAACTGGTCGACCGTGAAAAAGTGGACGCTCGCCATCTGGTCGGCGGTCGTTTCCTGGATACAAGGCGCGATAGCGAAAATCCGAGAATGGATATCAATTGGCCTGAATTGGATCAAGGCCAATTGGATGCTTTTGCTCGGAATTTTGACCGGGCCCATTGGTCTTGCCGTCGGTCTCATCGTTAAATACTGGGATCAGATTGTCGCCGGAACGCAGGCGGCTTGGCGCTGGATAAAGTCCACGATCTCGAATTTGTGGAATTCCACGGTCACGTGGCTGGTGGCGCGGATCCTCTATGTCGTCCGGTGGATCCAGATCCAGTGGATCACGCTGCGGGTGCGCACGCTGCGTGCCTGGCTGCTGCTGAAGGCGGCGATCACCAATGCGCTACGGACCGCGATCGCCTGGGTGAACGCCAGGATCCAGTACGTGGTCCGGTGGATCCAGATCCAGTGGCGGACCCTGCGGGTGCGCACGCAGCGTGCCTGGCTGCTTTTGCGCACGGCGGTGGTCTCGACTGTGACGCGGCTGCGCGACCGCGCGGTCGCGCTGTTCTCCAACATTCGCGATTGGATCGTCAACCGGGCGCGGGCATTGCGTGACCGGGTGGTCGACGCGGCGAATGCGCTGCGGTCGCGAATGGTCGCCGCTTTCCGTCGCGCGCGAGACGGGGTAAAGCACGTCTGGACGAAACTCCAGTCCGTCGCGAAGAAACCCGTGTCGTTCATCATCAACACGGTTTACAACCGGGGAATTGTCGGCCTGTGGAATAAGGTCGCGAAGAAGGTTCCCGGTCTGGGTGAACTCAGCAAATGGCACCCGAAGGGTTTCGCGCGCGGCGGCATCCTGCCCGGGCAGTCGTCCTGGCGTCAGGGCGACGACCAGCTGGTGCCGATGCGCCGGGGTGAGGGCGTCTACGTCTCCGAGGCGATGCGCGACCCCTACGAGCGGGCGCGGCTGGCCGCGGTCAACAAGGCCGCCCGCATGGGCAAACCGCTGGGGCGCTTCCGCGACGGCGACTACCAGGTGCCCGGCGTCTCGGCGACGAGGCTGGGCAACCCGCCGTCGCTGCCGGGCGCACCCGGGTTCGCGGTCGGCGGCATCGTCGGCGACTGGATCGGCGACAAGTGGAACGACATCGTCGGCGGGCTCAAGTCCTGGGCGACCAAGCCGCTGAACAAACTCTCCGGCCAGCTCGCCGACAAGTTCGGCAAGTCCGGGTGGCCCGGCATCCCCTACCGGATGATGACCCAGTTCCAGAAGAAGATCCTGGCGAAGCTCGGGTCGGAGGACGAGGCCTACAACTCCCGCGGCGGGGCCGACTCCTGGGCCGGGCTGGCCTCGGCCTCCGAACGGCTGCGGCGCGCGGCGCGCTTCGCCCGGGCCCAGGCCGGCGAGCCGTACCGGTGGGGCGGTGCGGGCCCCTACGGATACGACTGCTCCGGTTTCACCGGAGCGATCGAGAACAAGATCCGAGGCGTTGGCCCGTATTTCCGCAGGTATTCGACGCACGCGTTCCGGGGGTCCAACGCCCCGGCGGGCTGGGTGCGGGGGCTGCGGTCGCCCTACATGGTCGGCATCACCCACAGTTCCGTCGGTCACACCGCCGGAACGTTGATGGGAGTCAATGTCGAAAGCTCCGGCAGCGCCGGGGTGCGCGTGGGCGGGGGCGCCCGCGGCGCGTTCAGCAGCATGTTCCCCTACCGGTACGGGTTCAAGCCGGTCACCGGCGACGCCTCCGCCCACGGCAAGGCCGCGGGCGGGATCGTCTCCTACGACTCCGGCGGGTACCTGCCGCCCGGGATCAGCACCGTGTACAACGGCACGGGCGCGCCGGAGCCGGTGATGACCGACCGGATGCTCCGGTCGATCATCGCGGCCGCGCGCGAGCGCCAGCGCGGCGGCGACGGCGGCGACACCTGGAACATCTACGAGACGAAGAACGCCCGCGCCACCAGCAGGGAGGTCAGCAAGGCCCTCAAGAACTACGACGCCCTGCACCCATAG
- a CDS encoding phage tail tube protein, with product MPGVEEIATWRNELIRKALFGSVFAAAESVDLPTMTDLFNNSTGALQTLPTGFGDVGYINPDGTTMPRETEVSDVNSWQSVEPTRSDETTDTSQLSFMMQETNPTAVELFEGLELGTLPEVGEAWEWDKPPNPLGLYRRLLVIGQDTYQGQPIYVVKLYPRAKLTGREDETQNRENATERGVTMTAYRDSSINTSVRNWVDGPGWRLLASGS from the coding sequence ATGCCTGGCGTCGAGGAAATCGCGACCTGGCGTAACGAGCTCATCCGCAAGGCGCTTTTCGGCAGCGTGTTCGCGGCCGCGGAGAGCGTCGACCTGCCCACGATGACCGACCTTTTCAACAACTCGACGGGGGCGCTGCAGACGCTGCCCACGGGTTTCGGCGACGTGGGCTACATCAACCCCGACGGCACCACGATGCCGCGTGAGACCGAGGTCTCCGACGTCAACTCCTGGCAGAGCGTGGAGCCCACCCGGTCGGACGAGACCACCGACACCAGCCAGCTCAGCTTCATGATGCAGGAGACCAACCCCACGGCCGTCGAATTGTTCGAGGGTCTGGAGCTGGGGACGCTGCCGGAGGTCGGCGAGGCCTGGGAGTGGGACAAACCACCCAACCCTCTCGGGCTGTACCGGCGGCTGCTGGTGATCGGCCAGGACACCTACCAGGGCCAGCCGATCTACGTGGTGAAGCTCTATCCCCGGGCGAAGTTGACCGGCCGCGAGGACGAGACGCAGAACCGGGAGAACGCGACCGAGCGGGGCGTGACCATGACCGCCTACCGCGATTCGTCCATCAACACCTCGGTGCGCAACTGGGTCGACGGCCCGGGCTGGCGTTTGCTGGCCTCCGGGTCCTGA
- a CDS encoding phage tail termination protein, which yields MGNGTEQGDWPDAELVVTVYLAGELADVRLCNELPADLADVVPLIAVRRVPGGGDDRVTDEADVDVECFGADRGAAWVLTRRMRAAMHALGGTYVALPDGGGAVVDTADTDAGPGEVPYSNKAVRRTVTTYRLTARAQAPA from the coding sequence ATGGGCAACGGCACCGAGCAGGGCGACTGGCCCGATGCCGAGCTGGTCGTCACCGTCTACCTGGCCGGCGAGTTGGCCGACGTGCGGCTGTGCAACGAGCTGCCTGCGGACCTGGCCGACGTGGTGCCGCTGATAGCGGTGCGGCGTGTGCCGGGCGGCGGCGACGACCGCGTCACCGATGAGGCCGACGTCGATGTCGAGTGTTTCGGTGCTGACCGCGGCGCCGCCTGGGTGCTGACCCGGCGGATGCGTGCGGCGATGCACGCCCTCGGCGGCACCTATGTGGCGCTGCCCGATGGGGGCGGCGCGGTCGTCGACACCGCGGACACCGACGCCGGCCCCGGCGAGGTCCCCTACTCCAACAAGGCGGTGCGACGCACCGTGACCACCTACAGGCTCACTGCCCGCGCCCAGGCCCCCGCCTGA
- a CDS encoding phage major capsid protein yields MPYDDMISRGSPSDPLVPEPVSQAIMQELPTQSAILQMARRVTMSAKTQRMPVLDVLPQAYWVGGGDTGLKQTSSMEWKGVTLTAEELAVIVPIPEAYLDDAQVPVWDEVRPRLVEAIGAKIDGAALFGANKPTTWPTGIVPAAVAAGNNLTLGTGPDIAHDVTKLGEQVATDGYTVKGFVARPGLKWRLLGLRADDNTPIYQQNLSGPISTGLYGYPMPELDNGAWDDSQAEILGGDFGKAILGLRSDITFKMFTEGVISDDSGAVVLNLMQQDAQAMRVTMRVAFATANPVTALNGTSGTRYPFAVIEPEGS; encoded by the coding sequence GTGCCCTACGACGACATGATCAGCCGCGGGTCCCCGTCGGACCCGCTGGTTCCCGAACCGGTCAGCCAGGCGATCATGCAGGAGCTGCCCACGCAGTCGGCCATCCTGCAGATGGCCCGACGCGTCACCATGTCCGCCAAGACGCAGCGCATGCCGGTGCTCGACGTCCTGCCCCAGGCCTACTGGGTCGGCGGCGGCGACACCGGCCTCAAGCAGACCAGCTCCATGGAGTGGAAGGGCGTCACGCTCACCGCCGAGGAGCTGGCGGTGATCGTGCCGATCCCCGAGGCCTACCTCGACGACGCGCAGGTGCCCGTCTGGGACGAGGTGCGTCCGCGCCTGGTCGAGGCGATCGGCGCCAAAATCGACGGCGCGGCGCTGTTCGGCGCGAACAAGCCGACGACCTGGCCGACCGGGATCGTGCCCGCCGCTGTGGCGGCCGGCAACAACCTCACCCTGGGCACCGGCCCCGACATCGCCCACGACGTCACCAAACTCGGCGAACAGGTCGCCACCGACGGGTACACCGTCAAGGGCTTCGTCGCCCGCCCGGGCCTGAAGTGGCGGCTGCTGGGCCTGCGCGCCGACGACAACACCCCGATCTACCAGCAGAATCTGTCGGGGCCCATCTCCACGGGACTGTATGGCTACCCCATGCCGGAGCTGGACAACGGGGCGTGGGACGACTCCCAGGCCGAGATTCTCGGCGGCGACTTCGGCAAGGCGATCCTCGGACTGCGGTCAGACATCACCTTCAAGATGTTCACCGAGGGCGTTATCTCCGACGACTCCGGCGCGGTCGTGCTCAACCTCATGCAGCAGGATGCGCAGGCCATGCGGGTCACCATGCGGGTCGCCTTCGCCACGGCCAACCCCGTCACCGCGCTCAACGGCACCAGCGGCACCCGCTATCCCTTCGCCGTCATCGAGCCGGAGGGCTCCTAA